The nucleotide window CCGCGGGCGGCGCCGCTCGTGCTGACCCGCCGGCTCGCGTCGATGACGGCGCTGGCGCCGGTGGAGGCGGTGCTCGCCCCGCTGCTGGCGGCGGGCTACCCGCCCGAGCGCGCGGTGCACGGGCTGCGGGCCGTGGTGGCGTTCCTGATCGGCACGCTGATGCGCGAGGTCGACGCGGCCCCGACGTTCGGCGGCAGCGCCCGCCGGCTCGCGGACCTCACGGCGTCCGGCCTGCCTGCCGTCACGGCGGCGGCACCCTCCCTCGCGGAATGCGACCACGAAGCGGAGTTCGAATTCGGGCTGCGGATCATGCTCGACGCCCTCGCCGCGCCCTAGCGGATCCGTTCGTGCAGCGCGGCCATCCGGCTGTCGAGGTCGGCCGCCGTGCGGGCCGCCGCCGCGAGCTCACCGGCGAAGTCGGGTGGGACGCTGTCGCGGTACTTGTACGACAGCTTGTGCTCCACCGCGGCCCAGAAGTCCATGGCGATGGTGCGCAGCTGGACCTCGACCTTGACCTTTTCCACCCGGTCGGACAGGAACACCGGGATGCGCACGATGAGGTGCAGGCTGCGG belongs to Amycolatopsis tolypomycina and includes:
- a CDS encoding TetR/AcrR family transcriptional regulator C-terminal domain-containing protein, giving the protein MTTRRGRPSQGVLSRERILLAGLALVDEEGLEAVSMRKLARRLGVDPMSLYNHVDGKDALLDGIAEVLLAAIPGPPAEADLRETMSALAHGFRNALLGHPRAAPLVLTRRLASMTALAPVEAVLAPLLAAGYPPERAVHGLRAVVAFLIGTLMREVDAAPTFGGSARRLADLTASGLPAVTAAAPSLAECDHEAEFEFGLRIMLDALAAP